In a genomic window of Nostoc sp. UHCC 0870:
- a CDS encoding Rqc2 family fibronectin-binding protein, whose amino-acid sequence MQPVDFTTLTAACSELRTHWLPSRLEQVYQRDRYTIAIALRTLKTKGWLEICWHPQATHICIGNPPPRTPDTFTFSQQLVHQLGGLALVGIEAIAPWERVIDLQFARRPGEEALYHLYAEIMGKYSNAILTEANNLIITAAHQVSQQQSSVRPIQTGQPYETPPQLTGPVPSLSESPERWQERISLVPGAIKKQLLKSYRGLSAALVESMLLAVNIAPETSTDALTAEDWQRLWHNWQVWLETLENSKFQPAWTANGYTVMGWGGVKPAKDIQTLISEYYTGQLNQQLFAQLRHQLSQKLSNILTKLRNKAQTFSDRLRQSDNADDYRQKADLLMAHLYEWLPGMKTITLNDFETGEPVAIALQPDKNAVQNAQNLYKQHQKLKRARIAVEPLLKDVQAEIDYLEQVEAAITQIDTYQTAEDLQALEEIRDELIGQKYLEELDYRRSSNETASTNFRNYSTPNGFQVLIGRNNRQNDQLTFRVAGDYDLWFHAQEIPGSHVLLRLEPGTVADNTDLQFVANLAAYYSRARQSDQVPVVYTEPKHVYKPKGAKPGIAIYKQERILWGKPQLVN is encoded by the coding sequence GTGCAACCAGTTGACTTTACGACCCTCACAGCCGCTTGTAGCGAACTTCGCACGCACTGGCTACCCTCACGTTTAGAGCAAGTGTATCAGCGCGATCGCTATACTATTGCCATAGCTTTACGTACCCTGAAAACTAAAGGATGGTTAGAAATTTGTTGGCATCCTCAAGCTACACACATTTGCATTGGCAACCCGCCACCACGCACACCGGATACTTTTACTTTTAGCCAACAATTGGTACATCAGTTGGGTGGATTAGCCTTAGTAGGAATTGAGGCGATCGCACCTTGGGAACGGGTGATTGATTTACAATTTGCCCGTCGTCCGGGAGAAGAGGCACTATATCATCTCTATGCAGAGATTATGGGCAAATATAGCAACGCCATCCTCACTGAAGCCAATAATCTCATTATCACAGCCGCTCATCAAGTCAGTCAGCAACAGTCTAGTGTCCGTCCCATCCAAACAGGACAACCCTATGAAACACCACCACAACTGACTGGCCCAGTACCTAGTCTGAGTGAATCCCCAGAACGTTGGCAAGAAAGGATTAGCTTAGTTCCAGGGGCGATTAAAAAGCAGTTACTCAAAAGTTATCGCGGCTTAAGTGCAGCATTGGTTGAGTCTATGTTGCTGGCGGTGAATATAGCACCGGAAACTAGCACTGATGCCCTCACGGCAGAAGATTGGCAAAGATTATGGCACAACTGGCAAGTATGGCTGGAAACTTTAGAAAATAGCAAATTTCAGCCAGCTTGGACTGCCAACGGCTACACGGTGATGGGTTGGGGTGGGGTTAAACCAGCTAAAGATATTCAGACATTAATTAGTGAATATTACACAGGACAACTCAATCAACAGCTATTTGCTCAGTTACGCCATCAACTAAGTCAGAAATTGAGTAACATTCTGACCAAATTACGGAATAAAGCCCAGACATTTAGCGATCGCCTGCGACAATCAGATAACGCCGATGACTATCGCCAAAAAGCCGATTTATTAATGGCGCACCTATACGAATGGCTACCAGGGATGAAAACCATTACCCTGAATGACTTTGAAACTGGTGAACCTGTAGCGATCGCCCTCCAGCCAGATAAAAACGCCGTGCAGAACGCCCAAAACCTCTATAAACAGCACCAAAAACTCAAACGCGCCCGCATAGCTGTAGAACCATTACTAAAAGATGTACAAGCAGAAATTGATTATTTAGAACAAGTAGAAGCAGCAATTACTCAAATAGATACCTACCAAACAGCAGAAGATTTACAAGCCTTAGAAGAAATCCGCGACGAATTAATTGGACAAAAATATCTAGAAGAATTAGATTACCGTCGCAGTAGTAATGAAACTGCTAGCACCAACTTTCGTAACTACTCCACACCTAACGGCTTTCAAGTTTTAATTGGTCGTAACAATCGCCAAAACGACCAATTAACCTTTCGGGTAGCCGGAGATTATGACTTGTGGTTTCATGCTCAAGAAATTCCTGGTAGCCATGTCCTATTGCGTTTAGAACCCGGTACTGTAGCAGATAACACAGACTTACAATTTGTCGCCAACCTCGCAGCGTATTACAGCCGCGCCCGTCAAAGTGACCAAGTACCAGTAGTTTACACCGAGCCAAAACACGTCTATAAACCCAAAGGTGCTAAACCAGGAATTGCCATTTACAAACAAGAACGCATCCTGTGGGGAAAACCGCAGTTAGTGAATTAA
- a CDS encoding ribose-phosphate pyrophosphokinase, whose translation MNAHRGSAVLSSATFKVQPAATGLTENHRLRLFSGSANVPLSQEVARYLGMDLGPMIRKRFADGEIYVQIQESIRGCDVYLIQPTCQPVNDHLMELLIMIDACRRASARQVTAVVPYYGYARADRKTAGRESITAKLVANLMTQAGANRVLAMDLHAAQIQGYFDIPFDHVYGSPVLLDYLASKQLHDIVVVSPDVGGVARARAFAKKLNDAPLAIIDKRRQAHNVAEVLNVIGDVKGKTAVLVDDMIDTGGTIAEGAKLLRQEGARQVYACATHAVFSPPAVERLSSGLFEEVIVTNTIPIPESDRFPQLVTLSVANLLGETIWRIHEDTSISSMFR comes from the coding sequence ATGAATGCACATCGAGGATCTGCTGTGCTCAGTTCTGCCACTTTCAAAGTGCAGCCAGCTGCAACAGGACTGACTGAAAATCATCGCCTGCGGCTTTTTTCTGGTTCTGCCAATGTACCACTTTCTCAAGAAGTAGCTCGTTACCTGGGTATGGACTTAGGCCCTATGATTCGCAAAAGATTTGCGGATGGGGAAATATATGTCCAGATTCAGGAATCGATTCGGGGTTGTGATGTCTACCTCATCCAACCAACCTGTCAACCCGTGAATGATCACTTGATGGAATTGCTGATTATGATTGATGCCTGTCGGCGCGCTTCTGCACGGCAGGTAACAGCAGTAGTTCCTTACTATGGTTATGCTCGTGCTGATCGAAAAACAGCCGGGAGAGAATCCATCACGGCCAAACTAGTTGCTAACCTGATGACTCAAGCAGGTGCTAACCGTGTTCTGGCAATGGATTTACACGCCGCTCAAATTCAAGGCTATTTCGATATTCCCTTTGATCATGTCTACGGTTCACCTGTCCTTCTGGATTATTTAGCTAGCAAACAACTGCATGATATTGTAGTTGTCTCCCCCGATGTTGGAGGTGTAGCCAGAGCTAGGGCTTTTGCGAAAAAACTGAATGATGCCCCCTTAGCCATTATTGATAAGCGTCGTCAGGCGCACAATGTGGCGGAAGTGTTGAATGTAATTGGTGATGTCAAGGGTAAAACCGCCGTTTTGGTTGACGACATGATTGACACGGGTGGAACAATTGCCGAAGGTGCTAAACTACTGCGTCAAGAAGGCGCACGTCAAGTATATGCTTGTGCTACCCATGCAGTATTCTCTCCACCTGCGGTTGAGCGGTTGTCAAGTGGTTTATTTGAGGAAGTGATTGTCACCAATACAATTCCCATACCAGAAAGCGATCGATTCCCCCAACTAGTCACGCTTTCAGTAGCTAATTTGTTAGGGGAAACCATCTGGCGGATTCATGAAGATACTTCTATAAGTAGTATGTTCCGTTAA
- a CDS encoding HD domain-containing protein, with translation MVLSERFTQALTYAAELHAQQVRKGSGVPYISHLLGVASIALEYGANEDEAIAALLHDAIEDQGGAATRAEICRRFGENVTAIVDGCTDTDTIPKPPWRQRKEAYIAHLATASPSVLLVSAADKLYNARSILKDYRLIGELLWQRFQGGKAGTLWYYRAMTNAFNKTQPTAIVEELTRVVTAIENLVAIQEDSLDET, from the coding sequence ATGGTACTTTCTGAACGTTTTACCCAAGCTTTAACCTACGCAGCAGAACTCCATGCTCAACAAGTGCGTAAAGGTTCTGGTGTTCCTTATATTTCCCATTTATTAGGTGTTGCCAGTATTGCTTTAGAATATGGTGCGAATGAAGATGAAGCGATCGCAGCCTTATTACATGATGCCATAGAAGACCAAGGCGGTGCAGCCACACGAGCAGAAATTTGCCGCCGTTTTGGTGAAAATGTCACAGCAATTGTCGATGGTTGTACGGATACGGACACCATACCTAAACCCCCTTGGCGACAACGCAAGGAGGCATATATTGCTCACTTGGCTACGGCTTCTCCATCAGTATTACTAGTATCCGCAGCTGATAAACTCTACAATGCCCGCTCAATTCTCAAAGATTATCGCTTAATTGGTGAATTACTCTGGCAACGCTTCCAAGGAGGTAAAGCTGGTACGCTTTGGTATTATCGGGCGATGACAAATGCTTTTAATAAAACTCAACCTACTGCCATTGTTGAAGAGTTAACACGAGTAGTTACAGCAATTGAGAATTTGGTAGCGATTCAAGAAGACAGTCTTGATGAAACATGA
- a CDS encoding DUF1636 domain-containing protein, translated as MTTSISHTLFVCTTCASVWQDGKRIGESGGQKLLNQLQHLVQDWELRDHFSIQAVECMSACNRSCVVAFAAEGKVTYLFGDLASDASISAVLECASKYYAKEDGLLPWSERPEPLKKGILARIPSL; from the coding sequence ATGACTACTAGTATTTCTCATACTTTATTTGTTTGCACAACCTGTGCCAGTGTTTGGCAAGATGGTAAACGCATAGGTGAAAGTGGTGGTCAAAAACTGCTCAATCAGTTGCAACATCTGGTGCAAGATTGGGAATTACGTGATCACTTCTCCATCCAAGCAGTTGAATGTATGAGTGCTTGTAACCGTTCCTGTGTCGTGGCTTTTGCGGCTGAAGGTAAAGTGACTTATTTATTTGGGGATTTAGCAAGTGATGCTAGTATATCTGCTGTATTAGAATGTGCTAGTAAATACTATGCCAAAGAAGATGGGTTACTACCTTGGTCAGAACGTCCAGAACCATTAAAAAAAGGAATATTGGCCAGGATTCCATCTTTATAG
- a CDS encoding RNA-guided endonuclease InsQ/TnpB family protein: protein MIVLEFKAKGKTTQYAAINEAIKTAQFVRNKCIRFWMDNRDVGQKELYRYNTALRAEYSFVKDLNSHATQVAVERAYSSIARFYYNCKKQIPGQKGYPKFKKNNRSVEYKSSGWKLSQTRKQITFTDKKGIGKLNLKGTWDLNFYPLEQIKRVRLVRRADGYYVQFLVSVDNKVETQPTGKTIGLDVGLKEFYTDSNGHSEPNPRFYRTGEKRLKFRQRRVSRKKKGSINRKKAINKLGRVHLKISRQREEHAKRIARCVIQSHDLVAYEDLRIKNLVKNHCLAKSINDAGWYQFRKWLEYFGVKFGRITVAVNPAYTSQECSNCGALVKKSLSTRTHACECGFVLDRDWNAAINILKLALSTVGHTGTWILDPNASGDSTSTCAGEILHEQVGSMNEESSPL, encoded by the coding sequence ATGATAGTTTTGGAGTTTAAGGCAAAAGGGAAAACAACTCAATATGCAGCTATCAACGAAGCGATCAAGACCGCTCAATTTGTCCGCAACAAGTGTATCCGTTTTTGGATGGACAACCGAGATGTAGGGCAAAAAGAGCTATATCGCTACAACACTGCGTTAAGGGCTGAATACTCCTTTGTAAAAGACTTAAACTCTCATGCAACTCAGGTAGCAGTAGAAAGAGCATATAGCTCCATAGCTAGGTTCTACTACAATTGCAAGAAACAAATCCCTGGTCAAAAAGGATATCCCAAGTTTAAGAAAAATAACCGTTCGGTGGAATATAAGTCCTCTGGGTGGAAACTATCTCAAACGAGAAAACAGATCACCTTCACCGACAAAAAGGGTATTGGCAAACTTAATCTCAAAGGAACGTGGGATTTAAACTTCTACCCATTAGAACAGATAAAACGGGTGAGATTGGTACGTCGTGCTGATGGTTACTATGTTCAGTTTTTAGTCAGTGTAGATAATAAAGTAGAAACACAACCAACGGGTAAAACCATTGGCTTAGATGTTGGCTTAAAAGAGTTTTACACAGACAGTAATGGACACAGTGAACCTAACCCAAGGTTTTATCGCACAGGAGAAAAGCGTCTAAAGTTTCGACAAAGACGTGTCTCTCGGAAGAAAAAAGGCTCTATCAACCGCAAGAAAGCCATTAATAAATTAGGGCGAGTACACCTCAAAATAAGTAGGCAACGCGAAGAACACGCTAAGAGAATAGCGCGTTGCGTCATCCAATCTCACGATTTGGTCGCCTATGAAGACTTGAGGATAAAAAATTTAGTTAAAAATCACTGTCTTGCCAAATCTATTAATGACGCTGGTTGGTATCAATTCAGAAAATGGTTAGAGTATTTTGGGGTGAAGTTTGGCAGGATAACTGTAGCGGTCAATCCTGCCTACACATCGCAAGAATGCTCTAACTGTGGAGCATTAGTCAAAAAATCTCTATCCACAAGAACTCATGCTTGTGAATGTGGATTTGTGCTGGATAGAGATTGGAATGCTGCTATTAACATTCTGAAATTAGCCTTGAGTACGGTAGGGCATACCGGAACTTGGATCTTAGATCCGAACGCTTCAGGAGATTCGACCTCTACTTGTGCTGGAGAAATCCTGCATGAGCAAGTTGGGTCTATGAATGAAGAATCTTCGCCCTTATAG
- a CDS encoding cobalt-precorrin-6A reductase, giving the protein MNRVLILGGTGDAAELTARVANIPGIEAIASLAGRTREPSVPEGNVRIGGFGGAAGLADYLRQMQVDLLIDATHPFASQISWNAAAAANQVNIPRLMLIRRPWEMHPILGDDWIEVDNHQAAAKILENQAKRVFLTVGRQELAAFAHLNNIWFLMRMIDPPSAEALVPPGVILCDRGPFVLDNERQILIQHSIDTIVSKNSGGNATYSKIVAARELGIQVVMINRPPIPPGEQVADVDDAVTWLLGQVASLQFKIQNDARGLANAALTKFKIKYPTDKSGGLN; this is encoded by the coding sequence ATGAATCGTGTTTTAATTCTGGGTGGAACTGGAGATGCGGCAGAGTTAACTGCCAGAGTGGCGAATATTCCAGGGATTGAAGCGATCGCATCTTTAGCCGGTCGTACTCGTGAACCATCAGTCCCAGAAGGGAATGTGCGGATTGGTGGTTTTGGCGGTGCTGCTGGATTAGCTGATTATTTGCGTCAGATGCAAGTTGACTTACTCATCGATGCTACCCATCCCTTCGCCAGTCAGATTTCCTGGAACGCGGCGGCGGCGGCGAATCAAGTTAATATACCCAGGTTAATGTTAATTCGTCGTCCTTGGGAGATGCACCCCATCTTAGGCGATGACTGGATAGAAGTAGATAATCATCAAGCTGCTGCCAAAATTTTGGAAAATCAAGCAAAAAGAGTCTTTTTAACCGTTGGTAGACAAGAATTAGCAGCTTTTGCCCACTTAAACAATATTTGGTTTCTGATGCGGATGATTGACCCCCCTAGTGCTGAGGCTTTAGTACCACCGGGAGTGATATTGTGCGATCGCGGCCCCTTTGTCTTAGATAATGAGCGGCAAATCCTGATTCAGCACAGCATTGACACTATAGTCAGCAAAAATAGCGGTGGTAACGCTACCTACTCCAAGATAGTTGCCGCGAGAGAACTAGGTATACAGGTTGTGATGATAAATCGTCCTCCCATACCACCAGGGGAGCAAGTAGCAGATGTTGATGATGCAGTCACATGGCTGCTAGGTCAAGTCGCTTCGCTCCAATTCAAAATTCAAAATGACGCTCGCGGACTCGCTAACGCTGCGCTAACAAAATTCAAAATTAAATACCCCACGGATAAATCCGGGGGCTTGAATTAA
- a CDS encoding serine/threonine-protein kinase — protein sequence MQPPISIGTVLQNRYRIIQILGQGGFGRTYLAEDQRRFNELCAIKELIPSGTGTLAWEKAQELFHREATVLYQIIHPQIPRFRERFEQDQRLFLVEDYVAGKTYRQILTERQKNGQSFTEAEVLYLIRSLLPVLEHIHGRGIIHRDISPDNIILRDGDTQPVLIDFGVVKELATRLQFPDNTTPVTTVGKLGYAPSEQMQTGRAYPSSDLYALAVTAIVLLTGKEPSELFDENQLTWNWQKWVSVNPVFAQILTRMLNYTPSDRYQNTAEVAQALQILDQSRMSVSLPDISRVQTVAVGRRPDLVPPPPAPAPNKPDPVIPPSRSSSVLDNPLALGAIGSAVVILAGFGSWALVSSIRSQSSSQPQETLPPQTFPSPVITEGTLTPTPTPTPEPVIINKRLNLGDANTAIVEDTLQANQIIQYSLFGEAGDKLTISVIQGDGVLVTVLAPNQQPIDSSAQQITSYVGILPNTGRYTIQLTLAPGVAASDYNLNVAIEKPIQATPTLTPTPTFTPTPSFTLTPTPTPTPTLTPTPTPTPTDDIEMINPPVDSTVPPIPEATNLP from the coding sequence ATGCAACCACCAATCTCCATTGGCACTGTTCTGCAAAATCGTTACCGCATTATTCAAATTCTCGGACAAGGGGGATTTGGTAGAACTTATTTGGCGGAAGATCAAAGACGCTTTAATGAACTGTGCGCGATTAAAGAATTGATTCCTTCTGGAACGGGGACTTTAGCTTGGGAAAAGGCTCAAGAACTGTTTCACAGGGAAGCAACTGTGTTGTATCAGATAATACATCCCCAAATACCAAGGTTTCGCGAAAGGTTTGAGCAAGACCAACGCTTGTTTTTAGTAGAAGACTACGTTGCAGGTAAAACTTATCGGCAAATTTTGACTGAACGCCAAAAGAATGGTCAAAGTTTTACTGAAGCGGAAGTATTATATTTGATACGCTCGTTGTTACCTGTCTTAGAGCATATTCATGGACGGGGGATTATTCATCGTGATATTTCACCAGACAATATTATTTTGCGTGATGGCGATACTCAACCAGTTTTGATTGACTTTGGTGTAGTTAAAGAACTGGCAACGCGTCTGCAATTTCCAGATAATACAACACCTGTCACCACCGTGGGCAAATTAGGTTATGCTCCCAGTGAACAGATGCAAACAGGGCGCGCTTATCCTAGTAGTGACTTGTATGCTTTAGCGGTGACAGCAATAGTTTTGTTGACAGGGAAAGAACCATCAGAATTATTTGATGAAAATCAACTAACTTGGAATTGGCAAAAGTGGGTGAGTGTGAATCCAGTATTTGCCCAGATTTTGACTAGGATGTTGAATTATACTCCTAGCGATCGCTATCAAAATACTGCTGAAGTGGCGCAAGCATTACAAATACTCGATCAATCTAGGATGAGTGTTTCTCTCCCGGACATTTCCCGCGTGCAAACAGTCGCTGTTGGTCGCCGTCCTGATTTAGTACCACCACCACCAGCACCAGCACCCAACAAACCCGATCCGGTAATTCCACCCAGTCGGAGTAGTTCAGTTCTAGATAATCCCTTGGCATTGGGGGCTATTGGCAGTGCTGTAGTCATTTTGGCAGGTTTCGGTTCTTGGGCGTTAGTCAGTTCTATCCGCAGTCAATCATCATCCCAACCACAAGAAACATTACCACCACAAACTTTTCCTTCACCGGTGATTACTGAGGGTACATTGACCCCCACTCCCACACCCACACCAGAACCTGTAATTATTAACAAACGGCTTAATCTGGGAGATGCTAACACCGCCATAGTTGAAGACACTCTCCAAGCCAATCAAATCATTCAATACAGTTTGTTTGGAGAAGCAGGTGACAAGTTAACTATCTCTGTTATCCAAGGGGACGGCGTTTTAGTGACAGTATTAGCCCCTAATCAACAACCAATTGACAGTAGCGCACAGCAAATAACTAGCTATGTAGGTATATTGCCCAACACTGGTAGATATACTATTCAGTTAACTTTAGCCCCTGGAGTAGCGGCTAGTGACTATAACTTGAATGTGGCGATAGAAAAACCCATCCAAGCGACACCCACACTTACACCGACACCTACATTCACACCCACACCTAGTTTTACACTTACGCCAACCCCAACCCCAACTCCAACCCTTACTCCTACACCCACACCTACCCCAACGGATGACATAGAGATGATCAACCCGCCTGTTGATAGCACCGTTCCCCCAATTCCTGAAGCGACAAATTTACCGTGA
- a CDS encoding SUMF1/EgtB/PvdO family nonheme iron enzyme, which produces MLLTDSLPTMPEFPSSDELVKILDRILDGSRNQNDINLLRQYLRTVDGQNQVQLANYIVNLAEGNGVHIGDRITYQGIDEETKTILRQLQKFLQESQVSISSNCSPQTPTKKFLVNTNSYKPVSPPPSELNIFEFEVVTVDHKGKETKCYRTQTEYFLEDLGNSVVLEMVSIPGGNFPMGASREEEASQEDERPQHLVNIKPFFMGRYSITQRQWRAIANLPKINHHLKPDPSCFHGDNLPVERVSWYDALEFCERLSQKTGKQYRLPSEAEWEYACRARTSTPFHFGQKITDKLANYCGKNDNINSVNRQCTTEVGSFPANTFGLYDMHGNVWEWCADYEHDDYQDAPLDGSAWVDDGNEEYRILRGGSWGHPANLCRSTSRFSEAATTKDKQIGFRVVCSLI; this is translated from the coding sequence GTGCTACTAACGGATAGTTTGCCAACTATGCCAGAGTTTCCTTCGTCTGATGAGTTAGTAAAAATACTTGACCGTATCCTCGATGGTAGTCGAAATCAAAACGATATTAATTTACTACGGCAATATCTGAGGACAGTTGATGGTCAAAATCAGGTGCAGTTAGCAAATTACATTGTTAACCTTGCCGAAGGAAATGGAGTTCATATTGGCGATCGCATCACCTACCAAGGTATCGACGAAGAAACAAAGACCATTCTCCGCCAGTTACAAAAATTTCTCCAGGAAAGCCAAGTTTCGATTTCGTCTAATTGTTCTCCTCAAACCCCAACTAAAAAGTTTTTAGTCAACACTAATTCATATAAGCCAGTTAGTCCACCACCCTCTGAGCTTAATATTTTCGAGTTTGAAGTGGTAACTGTAGACCATAAAGGAAAAGAAACAAAGTGTTACCGTACACAAACTGAGTATTTTCTAGAAGACTTAGGAAATAGTGTTGTACTGGAAATGGTTTCCATTCCAGGTGGTAATTTTCCAATGGGTGCATCACGAGAGGAAGAAGCATCACAAGAAGATGAACGTCCTCAACATTTAGTTAATATAAAACCCTTCTTTATGGGTAGATATTCTATTACCCAAAGACAGTGGAGAGCTATTGCAAACCTCCCTAAAATAAACCACCACCTCAAACCCGACCCATCCTGTTTTCATGGCGATAATTTACCTGTAGAACGAGTTTCTTGGTATGATGCACTAGAGTTTTGTGAGCGACTGTCGCAGAAAACAGGAAAGCAATATCGCTTACCCAGTGAAGCTGAGTGGGAATATGCTTGTCGTGCTAGAACCTCAACGCCATTCCATTTTGGTCAAAAAATTACAGATAAATTAGCCAATTATTGCGGTAAAAACGACAATATAAATAGCGTTAATCGCCAATGTACAACAGAAGTTGGTAGTTTTCCAGCTAATACTTTTGGCTTATACGATATGCACGGTAATGTTTGGGAGTGGTGCGCTGATTATGAACACGATGACTATCAAGACGCACCATTAGATGGTAGTGCATGGGTAGATGATGGCAATGAAGAATATAGAATTTTGCGTGGTGGTTCTTGGGGTCATCCTGCAAATTTATGTCGTTCTACATCTCGCTTTTCTGAAGCTGCAACCACAAAGGACAAGCAAATTGGATTCCGGGTTGTCTGCTCTTTGATCTAA